CCGCCGGAGACCTGGCTCCTCCTGAGGATCGCGGCAGGTACCATGGCATGGCCGGCGCTGTCTTCGGCCTGGCAGCCGTCGCCGGACCGCTGGTGGGCGGGGTAGTCGTTGACCGGGTGCATTGGGGCTGGGCGTTCCTTGTCAACGTACCGGTCGGGTTGGCGGTGTTCGCCCGGCTCGCGCGGTCCTATCCCCGTCCCGCCCGCCCGCCCGGAGATCGCCCGGCGATCGACCATGCGGGAATCGCGGCGCTGGTCGTAGCCACGATGTCTGTGCTCGTGGCCCTCTCCGCGGGCGGCGTCCTGTATCCGTGGGGTTCCTGGCAGGTTATCGGGCTCCTTGTCTTCGGACTGGCGGTCACCGGTCTCTTCATGGCCATCGAGTCCAGGGCGGCGTGGCCGATCATGCCCCTGGACATCTACCGAAACCGAACCGTGCTCGTGTCCGTGACGGCCATGTTCCTGATCGGGTTCATGATGTTTGGAGGCATCCTCTTCATACCGCTCTTCTTTCAGGCGGTGCAGGGGACATCCGCCGCGCAAAGCGGCGCTTATCTCGCCCCGATCATGCTGGGCATCGTCGTCGGCGCCGCAACGTCGGGACAGCTTCTCTCTCGTTCAGGCGTGAGCCATCGCGCGTTGGCTCTGTCCAGCACGGCGCTCGCAGCGACCGGGATGTTGGCGCTTTCGACCCTGACCCCCGAAACAGGGGTTGCCATTGCCCTCGCGTACATCCTGGTGATGGGCATCGGGATCGGCGGCGTGACCTCGGTATTCACGGTTGCGGTACAGAACACCGTTGCCCATGCCAACATCGGTGCTGCCACGGCGGCAGTGCAGTTCCAGAGATCGGTGGGAGGCACGGTGGGCGTGGCCGTCATGGGCGCGGTGGTTGCGCAGCGCACGTCCTCGCGGTTTCTCGACGCCCTCCCCGAGTCGCTGCGCGTCCAGCTTCCCGACGGCTGGATGGAGTCGATGGCGCTGGCCGGAGCGGCTCTCGACTCGACGTTGCAGGAACTGCCGGGCGGCGCTCAGGCTGCTGACAGCGTGCGCCGGTACTTCACGACGGCTCTGGGCGGCGCGCTCGACGATGCCTTTGTCGTCGGAGGCCTGGTTGCCGCCATC
This genomic stretch from Gammaproteobacteria bacterium harbors:
- a CDS encoding MDR family MFS transporter; translated protein: MSPDQHRRALHGAMAALFLAAMGNTVVSTVLPAAIADLGGFDRYAWASTSYMVTSTTVMPIAGRLADLYGRRVMFLVGVVAFTLASVLVGLSQSMNQLIAFRALQGAGGGVILVNAIAAAGDLAPPEDRGRYHGMAGAVFGLAAVAGPLVGGVVVDRVHWGWAFLVNVPVGLAVFARLARSYPRPARPPGDRPAIDHAGIAALVVATMSVLVALSAGGVLYPWGSWQVIGLLVFGLAVTGLFMAIESRAAWPIMPLDIYRNRTVLVSVTAMFLIGFMMFGGILFIPLFFQAVQGTSAAQSGAYLAPIMLGIVVGAATSGQLLSRSGVSHRALALSSTALAATGMLALSTLTPETGVAIALAYILVMGIGIGGVTSVFTVAVQNTVAHANIGAATAAVQFQRSVGGTVGVAVMGAVVAQRTSSRFLDALPESLRVQLPDGWMESMALAGAALDSTLQELPGGAQAADSVRRYFTTALGGALDDAFVVGGLVAAIAIAIALLLRPGRADG